In Solimonas sp. K1W22B-7, the DNA window CGCTCTCCCGAACGACCCGTAACGGCGCCGCCGGCCACCACCGGCGTCCCGTTATCCACGGAGCACCCATGGACAACCTGCGTTTCCGCATCGCCAAGGCCGTCATCCGCCACAGCCGGATCTCCTGGGCGATCTTCATCGCCATCACCGCCTTCTTCGCGGTGGGCCTGCGCCATGTGGAGCTGAGGACGATCTTCTCCGACCTGCTGCCCAAGGACGATCCCTTCGTCCAGGTCTACAAGGATCATCCCAACTTCGGCAATCCGCTGACCGTCACGCTGATGGTCAAGCGCAAGAACGGCGACATCTACAACCCGGAAACGCTGCAGAAGGTCTGGGACCTGACGCGCAACATCGACCTTGCCCCGGGCGTGGACCACGACCAGATCCTCTCGATCTCCACCGAGAAGGCGCGCTACGCCGAGGCCACGCCTTTCGGCATCGACGTCAAGCCGCTGATGGAAGACCACGTGCCGAAGACGGCCGCGGAAATCGCGGAGTTCAAGGCGCGCGTCGACAAGAGCCCGGCGGCACGCAACTTCCTGATTTCCGCCGACGCCTCCGGCACGCTGATCAACGCCACCTTCATCGAGCAGCGCCTCGACTACGGCGAGGTCTTCAAGTACACGCAGGACCTGGTGGCCAAGGCACGCGACGCCGACCACGAAATCTACATGGCCGGCCAGCCGGCACTCACCGGCTGGGTCTACCAGTACCAGAAGCAGATGGTCTGGATCGCGGCGATCACCATCGGCGCGCTGATCTTGTCGCTGGTGCTGTACATGCGCAACATCGTCGGCGTGGTCACGCCCATCGTCACCAGCGCGGTGGCGGCGGTCTGGGGCTTCGGCTTCGTCGGCTGGCTCAAGTCGCCCATCGAGCCGCTGCTGATGGTGGTGCCGCTGCTGCTGGTGGCGCGCTCGTTCTCGCACTGCGTGCAGTTCACCGAGCGCTACTACGAGATCTACGCCCACATCAGGGACCGCAAGAAGGCCGCCGAGATCACCATGGGCGTGATGATGGCGCCGTCGGTGCTGGGCATCTTCACCGACATCGTCGGCATCTTCCTCATCGCCATCGCGCCGATCCCGGCGATGGAACGCTTCGCCCTGTTCTGCGGCTTCTGGGCCATCTGGCTGATCCCCACCGGCGTGATCCTGATCTCGCTGCTGCTGGCGGCGCTGCCGGCGCCGAAGAACGTCGAGAAGCTGATCGGCCAGGGCAAGGTCGGCGGCGTGCACAAGGCGCTCACCAGCTCGCTGCACGGCATCGCCCACATCACCCACGGCAAGGCGGCGCGCGTCACCACCGTCATCGTGCTGATCGGCGCGATCGCGGCCACCTGGACCGGCCTGATGATCAAGATCGGCAACCCGGTGGAAGGCAGCAACCTGCTGTGGCCGGTGTCGGAATACAACCAGGCGGTGTCCAGCATCAACAGCAACTTCCCCGGCGTGAACACGCTGGAGATCGTGTTCGAGGCCAAGGACCAGAAGAACCCCAACCGCACGATGCACCACGCCGACACCATGCTGACCATGCAGCGCATGCAGGCATTGATCGAGCGCGGCGACGCACCGCCGCGCGCCACGCTGTCCTTCGCCGACTACCTGATGGAGGGCAACCGCCTGTTCAGCGGCGGCAATCCCAAGTGGCTGCCGCTGGACCCGGTGGACGGCGCCGTCAGCGCCGCGGCCGGCGCGGTGATGGTGGGCAGCAGCCCCAAGGCCTATTCCAACGTGGTGGACTTCGAGCAGCAGAACGGCACGGTGTCGCTCTGGTACAAGGACAACAAGCAGGGCACGGTGGACGCGGCGCTGGCCTCGGCCAAGGCCGCGCTGGCCGAGGTGGGCGCCGACCACAAGACCTTCACGGTGCGCCTGGGCACCGGCACCATCGCGCTGCAGCAGGCGATGAACGACGTGGTGCACCGCTACCACTGGCTGATCATGGGCTGCCTCAACCTGGTGATCTTCCTCGGCACCAGCCTGGCCTACCGCTCGGCGGTGGCGGGCATCATCCTGCTGGTGCCGGTCAACCTGTCCAACTTCGTGATGATGGCGGCCATGCACCTGATGGGCATCGGCCTGGACATCAACTCCCTGCTGGTGGCCTGCGTCGGTGTCGGCGTCGGCATCGACTACGGCATCTACCTGCTTTCGCGCATCTGCGAGGAATACCATGCGCATGAAGGCGACTGGGGCCGCACCAACGTGGCGGCGCTGACCACCACCGGCAAGGCGATCATGTTCACCGCCTCGATCATGGTGGTGGGCATCCTGCCCTGGTACTTCCTGTCGGGCCTGAAGTTCATGGCCGACATGGGCCTGCTGCTGGTGCTGATCA includes these proteins:
- a CDS encoding efflux RND transporter permease subunit, encoding MDNLRFRIAKAVIRHSRISWAIFIAITAFFAVGLRHVELRTIFSDLLPKDDPFVQVYKDHPNFGNPLTVTLMVKRKNGDIYNPETLQKVWDLTRNIDLAPGVDHDQILSISTEKARYAEATPFGIDVKPLMEDHVPKTAAEIAEFKARVDKSPAARNFLISADASGTLINATFIEQRLDYGEVFKYTQDLVAKARDADHEIYMAGQPALTGWVYQYQKQMVWIAAITIGALILSLVLYMRNIVGVVTPIVTSAVAAVWGFGFVGWLKSPIEPLLMVVPLLLVARSFSHCVQFTERYYEIYAHIRDRKKAAEITMGVMMAPSVLGIFTDIVGIFLIAIAPIPAMERFALFCGFWAIWLIPTGVILISLLLAALPAPKNVEKLIGQGKVGGVHKALTSSLHGIAHITHGKAARVTTVIVLIGAIAATWTGLMIKIGNPVEGSNLLWPVSEYNQAVSSINSNFPGVNTLEIVFEAKDQKNPNRTMHHADTMLTMQRMQALIERGDAPPRATLSFADYLMEGNRLFSGGNPKWLPLDPVDGAVSAAAGAVMVGSSPKAYSNVVDFEQQNGTVSLWYKDNKQGTVDAALASAKAALAEVGADHKTFTVRLGTGTIALQQAMNDVVHRYHWLIMGCLNLVIFLGTSLAYRSAVAGIILLVPVNLSNFVMMAAMHLMGIGLDINSLLVACVGVGVGIDYGIYLLSRICEEYHAHEGDWGRTNVAALTTTGKAIMFTASIMVVGILPWYFLSGLKFMADMGLLLVLIMLINMVLALVVLPLIVWLVKPSFVKRTDLLVGEGADLSAYTTQDSPKPAAPLSQPVRV